The following nucleotide sequence is from Schlesneria paludicola DSM 18645.
GCCATGAACGGCGACTTACCGTTGCCGCGTCCCATGCTGATGAAGCATTCGCGGAACCGGCGGAAACCGGTGTCCTTGTTCTTCCAGGCGAACAGGTTCCCGGCGACGAACTTTTGCCAGGGCTTCAGAATGAACGGGTGGCCGCAGAATTCCCCGGTCGAATGCTTCAAAAGCTGAACAAACGAAATCGTTCGTTCGAAATCTTCATCGTCCCAGTAGATGCCGCGAGCGCCTGCGGTGTCACAGTCATGCCGGTATCGTTCGACGGCCGCACGTTCGAGCGTGCCGACGACAACCTTTTTCGCTAGGACGTCGT
It contains:
- a CDS encoding terminase large subunit domain-containing protein; protein product: MRKCRVSANRRDLERYCDDVLAKKVVVGTLERAAVERYRHDCDTAGARGIYWDDEDFERTISFVQLLKHSTGEFCGHPFILKPWQKFVAGNLFAWKNKDTGFRRFRECFISMGRGNGKSPFMA